In Ctenopharyngodon idella isolate HZGC_01 chromosome 2, HZGC01, whole genome shotgun sequence, the following are encoded in one genomic region:
- the amph gene encoding amphiphysin isoform X2, protein MAEIKTGIFAKNVQKRLSRAQEKVLQKLGKADETKDEQFEQCVQNFKRQEFEGSRLQREMKAYIAAVKGMQQASMNLTESLHEVYEPDWHGKDDVMTIGKNCDALWEDFHQKLVDSTINNLETYLSQFPDLKVRVAKRSRKLIDYDSARHHLETLQTSTIRNEKKISKAEEDLKKAQRVFDDLNVGLQDELPTLWDSRVGFYVSTFKNVSGLEARFHREISFLCHKLYEVMNKLAEQHSDKMFTIQGAPSDSGPLRLARTPTPPDDESPDSSPAASPNHTLRPTSPGPPRPKSPSQLKMGPPKPPPPKVTPTKELQQEQIIDLFDGGFPEISVTSPQPNEKPGESLLDLDFDPFKPDASTPIGQTQSPISQTLPWDLWTGNAAQPAEPAADAGFTANWAADFGSSATAGTEEPENAQPASDGQGWPPAEGWPTEAASQPQEVGTTDEDATVPTFVADFDKMSEAPEGDVAEGEGEAPPASVPEGGEGPVTTPPTDTQPAEILASSPPAETATSTVESPVSAETEAAEQAELPVEDIEKEQPSEETPESAPVQETEKESPTEAALATVEDKESPIEETPTIDAKPEEEASSLEAKPGDEPDKVEPKPTDEPDKVEPKPTDEPDKVEPKPTDEPDKVETQPGEVADNIEPNPGDAPDNVEPQPGDETSKEGAANNGNEEEKMPIPSVVIEPASSNEGDDDRDGDITSPIATSDNGVIAECQTTKDISSGMPSGYLYKVETMHDFEAANPDELELKKGDIVLVVPTELAEDQDAGWLTGIRENDWQQRGSSAQKGLFPENFTQRLE, encoded by the exons TTTGAGGGCTCTAGGCTACAGAGGGAGATGAAGGCCTACATAGCAGCTGTGAAAG GGATGCAGCAAGCTTCTATGAACCTGACAGAGTCGTTACATGAAGTATATGAGCCTGACTGGCACGGCAAGGATGATGTCATGACCATTGGAAAG AACTGTGATGCTCTGTGGGAGGACTTCCATCAGAAGCTGGTCGACTCTACCATCAACAATCTGGAAACGTATTTGTCTCAGTTCCCAGATCTCAAG GTGCGTGTCGCAAAGAGGAGCAGGAAGTTAATTGACTATGACAGTGCAAGACACCATCTTGAGACCCTGCAGACTTCAACCATAAGGAATGAGAAGAAGATATCAAAA GCAGAGGAAGACTTGAAAAAGGCCCAAAGGGTTTTTGATGATCTCAACGTTGGCCTGCAGGATGAGCTGCCCACACTCTGGGATAG TCGGGTGGGGTTCTATGTGAGCACCTTCAAGAACGTCTCCGGCCTGGAAGCTCGATTCCACAGGGAGATCTCTTTT CTTTGTCATAAGCTGTATGAAGTGATGAATAAGCTCGCTGAGCAGCACTCCGACAAAATGTTCACGATTCAAGGAGCACCCAG TGACTCGGGGCCCCTGCGATTAGCCAGGACTCCAACCCCACCTGACGATGAGAGCCCAGACAGCAGCCCAGCTGCCAGCCCTAACCACACACTAAGGCCCACATCTCCTGGCCCACCTCGACCCAAATCACCTTCACAG CTCAAGATGGGGCCTCCAAAACCACCTCCTCCAAAAGTTACTCCAACCAAGGAGCTCCAGCAAGAGCAGATAATTGACCTGTTCGATGGAGGATTTCCAGAAATCAGTGTTACATCACCACAG CCAAATGAGAAACCTGGAGAATCTCTCCTGGATTTGGATTTTGATCCGTTCAAGCCTGATGCCAGTACACCTATTGGGCAGACCCAGTCACCCATATCTCAG acACTACCTTGGGATCTTTGGACG GGAAATGCTGCACAGCCTGCAGAGCCT GCTGCAGATGCTGGTTTCACTGCCAACTGGGCAGCTGACTTTGGTTCTTCTGCTACTGCGGGTACGGAGGAACCTGAAAATGCTCAACCTGCATCGGATGGACAGGGCTGGCCACCTGCCGAGGGTTGGCCTACAGAGGCAGCATCACAGCCACAGGAAGTGGGGACCACAGATGAG GATGCAACAGTCCCAACATTTGTGGCCGACTTTGATAAGATG TCTGAGGCCCCAGAGGGTGACGTAGCTGAAGGAGAAGGTGAAGCACCCCCAGCCTCAGTACCTGAGGGTGGTGAGGGTCCCGTCACCACTCCCCCTACAGACACACAACCAGCAGAGATCCTTGCTTCAAGCCCCCCTGCAGAGACAGCCACA AGCACTGTGGAGTCTCCAGTATCTGCTGAGACTGAGGCAGCTGAGCAGGCTGAG CTCCCAGTTGAGGACATAGAAAAGGAGCAACCCAGTGAAGAAACCCCG GAATCTGCTCCAGTCCAAGAAACAGAGAAGGAGTCACCTACAGAGGCGGCTCTG GCTACTGTTGAAGATAAAGAGTCTCCCATTGAAGAGACTCCG ACTATAGATGCCAAACCAGAGGAGGAGGCCAGTTCACTAGAAGCCAAACCAGGAGATGAACCAGATAAGGTTGAGCCCAAACCAACAGATGAACCAGATAAGGTTGAGCCCAAACCAACAGATGAACCAGATAAGGTTGAGCCCAAACCAACAGATGAACCAGATAAGGTTGAGACCCAACCAGGAGAAGTTGCTGATAATATTGAGCCCAATCCAGGAGATGCTCCTGATAATGTTGAGCCCCAACCAGGGGATGAAACCAGTAAGGAGGGTGCTGCAAACAATGGGAATGAGGAG GAGAAGATGCCTATCCCTTCTGTTGTTATTGAGCCTGCCTCTAGTAATGAGGGCGATGATGACCGTGATGGTGATATCACATCTCCAATAGCAACCAGTGACAATGGGGTGATCGCAGAATGCCAGACAACCAAAGACATCTCCTCTGGAATGCCTTCTGGATACCTTTACAAG GTTGAAACGATGCATGATTTTGAAGCAGCGAACCCAGATGAACTGGAGCTGAAGAAAGGAGACATTGTTTTGGTAGTACCTACAGAGCTAGCTGAAGATCAG GATGCTGGTTGGCTCACTGGCATCAGAGAGAACGACTGGCAACAGCGCGGAAGCTCAGCTCAGAAAGGACTGTTTCCTGAAAACTTTACGCAGCGCCTGGAGTAA
- the amph gene encoding amphiphysin isoform X4 — protein sequence MAEIKTGIFAKNVQKRLSRAQEKVLQKLGKADETKDEQFEQCVQNFKRQEFEGSRLQREMKAYIAAVKGMQQASMNLTESLHEVYEPDWHGKDDVMTIGKNCDALWEDFHQKLVDSTINNLETYLSQFPDLKVRVAKRSRKLIDYDSARHHLETLQTSTIRNEKKISKAEEDLKKAQRVFDDLNVGLQDELPTLWDSRVGFYVSTFKNVSGLEARFHREISFLCHKLYEVMNKLAEQHSDKMFTIQGAPSDSGPLRLARTPTPPDDESPDSSPAASPNHTLRPTSPGPPRPKSPSQLKMGPPKPPPPKVTPTKELQQEQIIDLFDGGFPEISVTSPQPNEKPGESLLDLDFDPFKPDASTPIGQTQSPISQTLPWDLWTGNAAQPAEPAADAGFTANWAADFGSSATAGTEEPENAQPASDGQGWPPAEGWPTEAASQPQEVGTTDEVSNKAFNGFPKDATVPTFVADFDKMSEAPEGDVAEGEGEAPPASVPEGGEGPVTTPPTDTQPAEILASSPPAETATSTVESPVSAETEAAEQAEESAPVQETEKESPTEAALATVEDKESPIEETPTIDAKPEEEASSLEAKPGDEPDKVEPKPTDEPDKVEPKPTDEPDKVEPKPTDEPDKVETQPGEVADNIEPNPGDAPDNVEPQPGDETSKEGAANNGNEEEKMPIPSVVIEPASSNEGDDDRDGDITSPIATSDNGVIAECQTTKDISSGMPSGYLYKVETMHDFEAANPDELELKKGDIVLVVPTELAEDQDAGWLTGIRENDWQQRGSSAQKGLFPENFTQRLE from the exons TTTGAGGGCTCTAGGCTACAGAGGGAGATGAAGGCCTACATAGCAGCTGTGAAAG GGATGCAGCAAGCTTCTATGAACCTGACAGAGTCGTTACATGAAGTATATGAGCCTGACTGGCACGGCAAGGATGATGTCATGACCATTGGAAAG AACTGTGATGCTCTGTGGGAGGACTTCCATCAGAAGCTGGTCGACTCTACCATCAACAATCTGGAAACGTATTTGTCTCAGTTCCCAGATCTCAAG GTGCGTGTCGCAAAGAGGAGCAGGAAGTTAATTGACTATGACAGTGCAAGACACCATCTTGAGACCCTGCAGACTTCAACCATAAGGAATGAGAAGAAGATATCAAAA GCAGAGGAAGACTTGAAAAAGGCCCAAAGGGTTTTTGATGATCTCAACGTTGGCCTGCAGGATGAGCTGCCCACACTCTGGGATAG TCGGGTGGGGTTCTATGTGAGCACCTTCAAGAACGTCTCCGGCCTGGAAGCTCGATTCCACAGGGAGATCTCTTTT CTTTGTCATAAGCTGTATGAAGTGATGAATAAGCTCGCTGAGCAGCACTCCGACAAAATGTTCACGATTCAAGGAGCACCCAG TGACTCGGGGCCCCTGCGATTAGCCAGGACTCCAACCCCACCTGACGATGAGAGCCCAGACAGCAGCCCAGCTGCCAGCCCTAACCACACACTAAGGCCCACATCTCCTGGCCCACCTCGACCCAAATCACCTTCACAG CTCAAGATGGGGCCTCCAAAACCACCTCCTCCAAAAGTTACTCCAACCAAGGAGCTCCAGCAAGAGCAGATAATTGACCTGTTCGATGGAGGATTTCCAGAAATCAGTGTTACATCACCACAG CCAAATGAGAAACCTGGAGAATCTCTCCTGGATTTGGATTTTGATCCGTTCAAGCCTGATGCCAGTACACCTATTGGGCAGACCCAGTCACCCATATCTCAG acACTACCTTGGGATCTTTGGACG GGAAATGCTGCACAGCCTGCAGAGCCT GCTGCAGATGCTGGTTTCACTGCCAACTGGGCAGCTGACTTTGGTTCTTCTGCTACTGCGGGTACGGAGGAACCTGAAAATGCTCAACCTGCATCGGATGGACAGGGCTGGCCACCTGCCGAGGGTTGGCCTACAGAGGCAGCATCACAGCCACAGGAAGTGGGGACCACAGATGAG GTGTCCAACAAGGCTTTTAACGGATTCCCAAAG GATGCAACAGTCCCAACATTTGTGGCCGACTTTGATAAGATG TCTGAGGCCCCAGAGGGTGACGTAGCTGAAGGAGAAGGTGAAGCACCCCCAGCCTCAGTACCTGAGGGTGGTGAGGGTCCCGTCACCACTCCCCCTACAGACACACAACCAGCAGAGATCCTTGCTTCAAGCCCCCCTGCAGAGACAGCCACA AGCACTGTGGAGTCTCCAGTATCTGCTGAGACTGAGGCAGCTGAGCAGGCTGAG GAATCTGCTCCAGTCCAAGAAACAGAGAAGGAGTCACCTACAGAGGCGGCTCTG GCTACTGTTGAAGATAAAGAGTCTCCCATTGAAGAGACTCCG ACTATAGATGCCAAACCAGAGGAGGAGGCCAGTTCACTAGAAGCCAAACCAGGAGATGAACCAGATAAGGTTGAGCCCAAACCAACAGATGAACCAGATAAGGTTGAGCCCAAACCAACAGATGAACCAGATAAGGTTGAGCCCAAACCAACAGATGAACCAGATAAGGTTGAGACCCAACCAGGAGAAGTTGCTGATAATATTGAGCCCAATCCAGGAGATGCTCCTGATAATGTTGAGCCCCAACCAGGGGATGAAACCAGTAAGGAGGGTGCTGCAAACAATGGGAATGAGGAG GAGAAGATGCCTATCCCTTCTGTTGTTATTGAGCCTGCCTCTAGTAATGAGGGCGATGATGACCGTGATGGTGATATCACATCTCCAATAGCAACCAGTGACAATGGGGTGATCGCAGAATGCCAGACAACCAAAGACATCTCCTCTGGAATGCCTTCTGGATACCTTTACAAG GTTGAAACGATGCATGATTTTGAAGCAGCGAACCCAGATGAACTGGAGCTGAAGAAAGGAGACATTGTTTTGGTAGTACCTACAGAGCTAGCTGAAGATCAG GATGCTGGTTGGCTCACTGGCATCAGAGAGAACGACTGGCAACAGCGCGGAAGCTCAGCTCAGAAAGGACTGTTTCCTGAAAACTTTACGCAGCGCCTGGAGTAA
- the amph gene encoding amphiphysin isoform X1, translating to MAEIKTGIFAKNVQKRLSRAQEKVLQKLGKADETKDEQFEQCVQNFKRQEFEGSRLQREMKAYIAAVKGMQQASMNLTESLHEVYEPDWHGKDDVMTIGKNCDALWEDFHQKLVDSTINNLETYLSQFPDLKVRVAKRSRKLIDYDSARHHLETLQTSTIRNEKKISKAEEDLKKAQRVFDDLNVGLQDELPTLWDSRVGFYVSTFKNVSGLEARFHREISFLCHKLYEVMNKLAEQHSDKMFTIQGAPSDSGPLRLARTPTPPDDESPDSSPAASPNHTLRPTSPGPPRPKSPSQLKMGPPKPPPPKVTPTKELQQEQIIDLFDGGFPEISVTSPQPNEKPGESLLDLDFDPFKPDASTPIGQTQSPISQTLPWDLWTGNAAQPAEPAADAGFTANWAADFGSSATAGTEEPENAQPASDGQGWPPAEGWPTEAASQPQEVGTTDEVSNKAFNGFPKDATVPTFVADFDKMSEAPEGDVAEGEGEAPPASVPEGGEGPVTTPPTDTQPAEILASSPPAETATSTVESPVSAETEAAEQAELPVEDIEKEQPSEETPESAPVQETEKESPTEAALATVEDKESPIEETPTIDAKPEEEASSLEAKPGDEPDKVEPKPTDEPDKVEPKPTDEPDKVEPKPTDEPDKVETQPGEVADNIEPNPGDAPDNVEPQPGDETSKEGAANNGNEEEKMPIPSVVIEPASSNEGDDDRDGDITSPIATSDNGVIAECQTTKDISSGMPSGYLYKVETMHDFEAANPDELELKKGDIVLVVPTELAEDQDAGWLTGIRENDWQQRGSSAQKGLFPENFTQRLE from the exons TTTGAGGGCTCTAGGCTACAGAGGGAGATGAAGGCCTACATAGCAGCTGTGAAAG GGATGCAGCAAGCTTCTATGAACCTGACAGAGTCGTTACATGAAGTATATGAGCCTGACTGGCACGGCAAGGATGATGTCATGACCATTGGAAAG AACTGTGATGCTCTGTGGGAGGACTTCCATCAGAAGCTGGTCGACTCTACCATCAACAATCTGGAAACGTATTTGTCTCAGTTCCCAGATCTCAAG GTGCGTGTCGCAAAGAGGAGCAGGAAGTTAATTGACTATGACAGTGCAAGACACCATCTTGAGACCCTGCAGACTTCAACCATAAGGAATGAGAAGAAGATATCAAAA GCAGAGGAAGACTTGAAAAAGGCCCAAAGGGTTTTTGATGATCTCAACGTTGGCCTGCAGGATGAGCTGCCCACACTCTGGGATAG TCGGGTGGGGTTCTATGTGAGCACCTTCAAGAACGTCTCCGGCCTGGAAGCTCGATTCCACAGGGAGATCTCTTTT CTTTGTCATAAGCTGTATGAAGTGATGAATAAGCTCGCTGAGCAGCACTCCGACAAAATGTTCACGATTCAAGGAGCACCCAG TGACTCGGGGCCCCTGCGATTAGCCAGGACTCCAACCCCACCTGACGATGAGAGCCCAGACAGCAGCCCAGCTGCCAGCCCTAACCACACACTAAGGCCCACATCTCCTGGCCCACCTCGACCCAAATCACCTTCACAG CTCAAGATGGGGCCTCCAAAACCACCTCCTCCAAAAGTTACTCCAACCAAGGAGCTCCAGCAAGAGCAGATAATTGACCTGTTCGATGGAGGATTTCCAGAAATCAGTGTTACATCACCACAG CCAAATGAGAAACCTGGAGAATCTCTCCTGGATTTGGATTTTGATCCGTTCAAGCCTGATGCCAGTACACCTATTGGGCAGACCCAGTCACCCATATCTCAG acACTACCTTGGGATCTTTGGACG GGAAATGCTGCACAGCCTGCAGAGCCT GCTGCAGATGCTGGTTTCACTGCCAACTGGGCAGCTGACTTTGGTTCTTCTGCTACTGCGGGTACGGAGGAACCTGAAAATGCTCAACCTGCATCGGATGGACAGGGCTGGCCACCTGCCGAGGGTTGGCCTACAGAGGCAGCATCACAGCCACAGGAAGTGGGGACCACAGATGAG GTGTCCAACAAGGCTTTTAACGGATTCCCAAAG GATGCAACAGTCCCAACATTTGTGGCCGACTTTGATAAGATG TCTGAGGCCCCAGAGGGTGACGTAGCTGAAGGAGAAGGTGAAGCACCCCCAGCCTCAGTACCTGAGGGTGGTGAGGGTCCCGTCACCACTCCCCCTACAGACACACAACCAGCAGAGATCCTTGCTTCAAGCCCCCCTGCAGAGACAGCCACA AGCACTGTGGAGTCTCCAGTATCTGCTGAGACTGAGGCAGCTGAGCAGGCTGAG CTCCCAGTTGAGGACATAGAAAAGGAGCAACCCAGTGAAGAAACCCCG GAATCTGCTCCAGTCCAAGAAACAGAGAAGGAGTCACCTACAGAGGCGGCTCTG GCTACTGTTGAAGATAAAGAGTCTCCCATTGAAGAGACTCCG ACTATAGATGCCAAACCAGAGGAGGAGGCCAGTTCACTAGAAGCCAAACCAGGAGATGAACCAGATAAGGTTGAGCCCAAACCAACAGATGAACCAGATAAGGTTGAGCCCAAACCAACAGATGAACCAGATAAGGTTGAGCCCAAACCAACAGATGAACCAGATAAGGTTGAGACCCAACCAGGAGAAGTTGCTGATAATATTGAGCCCAATCCAGGAGATGCTCCTGATAATGTTGAGCCCCAACCAGGGGATGAAACCAGTAAGGAGGGTGCTGCAAACAATGGGAATGAGGAG GAGAAGATGCCTATCCCTTCTGTTGTTATTGAGCCTGCCTCTAGTAATGAGGGCGATGATGACCGTGATGGTGATATCACATCTCCAATAGCAACCAGTGACAATGGGGTGATCGCAGAATGCCAGACAACCAAAGACATCTCCTCTGGAATGCCTTCTGGATACCTTTACAAG GTTGAAACGATGCATGATTTTGAAGCAGCGAACCCAGATGAACTGGAGCTGAAGAAAGGAGACATTGTTTTGGTAGTACCTACAGAGCTAGCTGAAGATCAG GATGCTGGTTGGCTCACTGGCATCAGAGAGAACGACTGGCAACAGCGCGGAAGCTCAGCTCAGAAAGGACTGTTTCCTGAAAACTTTACGCAGCGCCTGGAGTAA